A genome region from Gouania willdenowi chromosome 9, fGouWil2.1, whole genome shotgun sequence includes the following:
- the fahd2a gene encoding fumarylacetoacetate hydrolase domain-containing protein 2A, which yields MRLPFGSFCILHTLNSHRRTTRVQRRGLSGAGMRLVQFCRHGDEGKIRVGVELGEGLGVVDVNAFDPSAPSTMRELLELGDDGLEYARRAEASGQFVLERAHVQLLSPVLAPEKVVCVGMNYQDHCLEQNAPIPKEPIIFSKFPSAITGPYDDIILPSESQEVDWEVEMAFVIGRRGKHIKEEDALSYVAGYTVANDVSARDWQMKKNGKQWLLGKTFDSFCPLGPALVTRDAVEDPHNLNIRCLVNGDTVQSSNTTQMIFKTAALVAWVSKFVTLTPGDVFLTGTPPGVGVFKNPPVFLKRGDVVECQIEQLGSIVNKVV from the exons ATGAGACTTCCTTTTGGCTCCTTCTGCATCCTCCACACACTGAACTCTCACAGACGGACCACACGGGTACAGAGGCGGGGCCTCAGCGGAGCAGGGATGCGTTTGGTCCAGTTTTGTCGTCATGGAGATGAGGGAAAGATCAGGGTGGGAGTGGAGCTGGGCGAGGGGCTTGGCGTTGTGGACGTAAATGCGTTCGACCCCTCTGCTCCCTCCACCATGAGGGAGCTGTTGGAGCTGGGAGATGATGGTCTGGAATACGCCCGAAG GGCTGAGGCGTCGGGTCAGTTTGTGTTGGAGCGCGCACACGTCCAGCTGCTGTCTCCAGTGTTGGCTCCAGAGAAAGTCGTGTGTGTGGGAATGAACTACCAGGATCACTGCCTGGAGCAGAATGCACCCATCCCCAAAGAGCCAATCATCTTCAGCAAGTTCCCCAGCGCCATCACAGGCCCGTACGATGACATCATCTTACCGTCAGAAAGCCAG gaggttGACTGGGAGGTGGAAATGGCTTTCGTGATTGGACGAAGAGGAAAACACATAAAG gaGGAGGACGCGCTCTCGTACGTGGCTGGATACACGGTGGCCAATGACGTCAGCGCACGAGACTGGCAGATGAAAAAGAACGGAAAGCAGTGGCTGCTGGGAAAAACATTTGACAGCTTCTGTCCTCTGGGACCCGCCTTAGTGACCCGGGACGCAGTGGAAG ACCCTCACAACCTGAACATCCGCTGCCTGGTTAATGGAGACACGGTTCAGAGTAGCAACACCACGCAGATGATCTTCAAGACGGCCGCGCTCGTAGCCTGGGTTTCAAA GTTTGTTACTTTAACTCCTGGAGACGTCTTCCTGACAGGAACTCCTCCAGGTGTGGGAGTGTTCAAAAACCCGCCCGTCTTCCTCAAG AGAGGAGACGTGGTGGAGTGCCAGATAGAGCAATTAGGCTCAATAGTTAACAAAGTTGTCTAA